In the genome of Fulvivirga maritima, one region contains:
- a CDS encoding RDD family protein encodes MEEILDFVNETRGEDYVKINIASAGKRLANVLIDFVACYILAFLFGVLIGIFGSISLSEFNFNLLAYLLCFCYYVAMEASCGKTVGKYLTKTKVVAIDGTRPTLLQIMGRSISRFIPFEVFSFFGGHKTIGWHDSLPKTRVIDDK; translated from the coding sequence ATGGAAGAAATATTAGATTTTGTTAATGAAACAAGAGGTGAAGATTACGTAAAAATAAATATAGCCAGTGCAGGTAAAAGATTAGCCAATGTACTCATAGACTTTGTGGCATGCTACATTTTAGCCTTCCTTTTTGGCGTATTGATCGGGATCTTCGGATCTATTTCTCTTAGTGAATTTAACTTTAATCTATTAGCTTACTTACTTTGCTTTTGCTACTATGTGGCCATGGAGGCTAGTTGTGGTAAAACAGTTGGCAAGTACCTAACTAAGACCAAAGTTGTAGCGATAGACGGCACACGGCCTACCTTACTTCAAATCATGGGCAGGTCTATCTCCAGGTTTATTCCGTTCGAAGTCTTCTCTTTCTTTGGAGGACATAAAACCATCGGCTGGCATGACTCACTACCCAAAACGAGGGTTATAGATGATAAGTAG
- a CDS encoding DUF779 domain-containing protein, with product MSGNKVSRVDITEEAIEVIQKLKAQYGALMFHQSGGCCDGSSPMCFENGEFKIGGSDVKLGEVEDCPFYMSRDQYEYWKHTHLTLDVTPGRGSSFSLEIPLGVRFIIRSRLFTDEEINHLQEVEEQEG from the coding sequence ATGAGTGGAAATAAAGTAAGTAGAGTAGATATAACCGAGGAGGCCATTGAAGTAATTCAAAAGCTAAAAGCTCAGTATGGAGCGCTTATGTTTCATCAGAGTGGAGGCTGCTGTGATGGATCTTCTCCCATGTGTTTTGAAAATGGCGAATTTAAGATTGGTGGAAGTGATGTGAAGTTGGGAGAGGTGGAAGACTGTCCTTTCTATATGTCAAGAGATCAATATGAGTATTGGAAACATACTCACCTCACCTTAGATGTAACTCCGGGCAGAGGCTCTAGTTTTTCATTAGAAATTCCTTTAGGGGTACGTTTCATCATCAGATCTAGGTTGTTTACTGATGAGGAAATCAACCATTTGCAGGAGGTGGAAGAGCAAGAAGGATAG
- a CDS encoding aldehyde dehydrogenase family protein, producing the protein METLTKEEKAVKRPEFKPHYDHFIGGKWEAPSSGEYFDNISPIDGQPFTRAARGNKEDIEKAITAAHKAFPKWSTTAAAERSRVLLKIADIIEENLDYLARVETVDNGKALRETLAADLPLCVDHFRYFAGAIRADESTMSEHDANTVSINLQEPLGVVGQIIPWNFPLLMATWKIAPALAAGCCTVVKPAEQTPTSIMVLMELIQEVVPPGVLNIVTGYGPEAGKPLATSSRIAKVAFTGENHHR; encoded by the coding sequence ATGGAAACATTAACTAAAGAAGAAAAAGCCGTAAAAAGGCCTGAGTTTAAACCTCACTATGATCATTTTATAGGAGGTAAGTGGGAAGCTCCCAGCAGTGGTGAATATTTTGACAATATTAGTCCTATAGACGGTCAGCCTTTTACCAGAGCGGCAAGAGGTAATAAGGAAGATATAGAAAAGGCGATTACAGCAGCACATAAGGCATTTCCAAAATGGTCTACTACTGCCGCAGCTGAGCGAAGCAGGGTACTGCTTAAAATCGCTGATATTATTGAAGAAAACTTAGATTATTTAGCCAGGGTAGAAACTGTAGATAACGGTAAAGCCTTAAGAGAGACTCTGGCCGCTGATTTGCCTTTGTGTGTAGATCATTTCCGATATTTTGCGGGTGCTATTAGAGCAGATGAAAGCACCATGTCTGAGCATGATGCCAATACTGTAAGCATCAATTTACAAGAACCTCTAGGTGTGGTAGGGCAGATTATTCCATGGAATTTTCCACTGCTAATGGCCACATGGAAGATAGCTCCAGCACTAGCTGCAGGCTGCTGCACAGTGGTAAAGCCGGCGGAACAGACTCCTACCAGTATTATGGTGCTCATGGAGCTGATACAGGAGGTAGTGCCGCCAGGTGTATTAAACATTGTTACTGGTTATGGTCCTGAAGCAGGTAAGCCGCTGGCTACTTCTTCTCGTATTGCTAAAGTGGCATTTACCGGAGAGAACCACCACAGGTAG
- a CDS encoding AraC family transcriptional regulator N-terminal domain-containing protein, with the protein MKKYMISSSPTRKERSLFTLVENKSAYTFDRGELNFFETHQNAENVNLVFDNFVLTSMLKGKKVMTLPHQPSFDYLPGESVILPPGELMKIDFPEADLDNPTQCLALSISDDLIKKTVDNLCEYFPKAETWGQWQIDYSTFHLTNTQELADTINRIVSITKKEKR; encoded by the coding sequence ATGAAGAAATACATGATCAGCTCGTCCCCCACCAGAAAAGAGCGTTCTCTTTTCACTCTGGTAGAAAATAAAAGTGCTTATACTTTTGATCGCGGTGAACTGAATTTCTTTGAAACCCATCAAAATGCAGAAAATGTAAATCTGGTTTTCGATAATTTTGTACTTACCAGCATGCTCAAAGGCAAAAAAGTAATGACCCTACCCCATCAGCCCTCCTTTGATTATTTGCCTGGTGAATCAGTAATTTTACCACCTGGTGAGCTCATGAAAATTGATTTTCCTGAAGCCGATCTAGACAACCCTACCCAGTGTCTGGCACTTTCCATTTCTGATGATTTGATAAAAAAAACAGTAGATAACCTCTGCGAATACTTTCCTAAAGCCGAAACCTGGGGCCAGTGGCAAATAGACTATTCTACCTTCCACCTTACCAATACACAAGAACTTGCAGACACTATTAACAGGATAGTAAGCATCACTAAAAAAGAAAAAAGGTAA
- a CDS encoding helix-turn-helix transcriptional regulator, which produces MMVELTLQEMLVRLMQTQARMLFEYSFQKLSSANSLAAAVEYIKLNIRDKIKLDKVAEKACMSRASFFKKFKETMGETPNHFILKERIKLAKAALKNSDKNITEICYASGFENLSHFIRTFKQEVGSSPKHWQTSYLDANA; this is translated from the coding sequence ATGATGGTGGAGCTCACATTGCAAGAAATGCTGGTAAGGCTCATGCAAACACAGGCTCGCATGCTATTTGAGTACTCTTTTCAGAAGCTCTCTTCCGCCAATTCTTTGGCAGCGGCGGTAGAATATATAAAGCTTAACATCAGAGATAAAATAAAACTAGACAAGGTAGCAGAAAAAGCCTGCATGAGCAGAGCTAGTTTCTTCAAGAAGTTTAAAGAAACTATGGGAGAAACACCCAATCATTTTATTTTAAAAGAAAGGATAAAACTAGCCAAAGCAGCTTTAAAAAACTCCGACAAGAACATCACAGAAATATGCTATGCCAGCGGATTTGAAAACTTATCTCACTTCATTCGCACATTTAAGCAAGAAGTAGGCAGTTCCCCGAAACACTGGCAAACCTCCTATCTAGACGCCAACGCTTAA
- a CDS encoding ABC transporter permease: MKAINNDSLNTMEMPVIINKETASALGWSPEEAVGKRIDYKSDNTVIIGVMDDFHFTPLHEKVGPLILFLDGGYHEMMVRVSGNNMAQTLAGISESWNEILPDSPYSPTFLDDEYNDLYSSEQKLGELFLFFTSLAIFLGCLGLLGLSALAISHRMKEIGIRKVLGASLSQIVSLLSADFVKLILLAYAVAIPLSWYVMDKWLSEFAYHIDMSWEVFFFSGLLLVVISLLTISTQTVNAAVKNPADVIRND; the protein is encoded by the coding sequence GTGAAAGCTATTAATAATGACTCTTTAAATACTATGGAGATGCCCGTAATCATTAATAAAGAAACGGCAAGTGCCTTAGGGTGGAGTCCTGAAGAAGCGGTAGGTAAAAGGATCGATTATAAATCTGATAATACAGTGATCATAGGAGTGATGGATGACTTTCACTTTACACCATTACATGAAAAAGTAGGTCCACTTATTCTGTTTCTGGATGGTGGCTATCATGAAATGATGGTGAGGGTAAGCGGAAATAATATGGCTCAAACATTAGCAGGAATAAGTGAAAGCTGGAATGAAATATTGCCCGATTCTCCTTATAGCCCTACCTTCCTCGATGATGAATATAATGATTTATATTCCAGCGAGCAGAAGTTGGGTGAGCTGTTCTTGTTTTTTACTTCTCTGGCAATATTTCTTGGCTGTTTAGGTTTGCTGGGGCTATCTGCGCTGGCTATCAGCCATAGAATGAAAGAAATAGGCATCAGGAAAGTGCTGGGAGCTTCACTTAGTCAGATAGTAAGCCTGCTTTCTGCTGATTTTGTGAAGTTGATATTGTTAGCTTATGCTGTGGCTATTCCATTGTCATGGTATGTGATGGATAAATGGTTGAGTGAGTTCGCTTATCATATTGACATGTCATGGGAAGTATTCTTTTTCTCTGGCTTGTTGCTAGTGGTAATCTCATTATTAACTATTAGTACACAAACTGTGAATGCCGCAGTGAAGAACCCTGCAGATGTAATAAGAAACGATTAG
- a CDS encoding ABC transporter permease has protein sequence MKIGFLKKALFYMLTLLFFDMFSFHLLKGNPATALNSPNKVVLTPAMVHKYFGDENPMGKSIRVNKKDYEVTGVVEEAPDNSQIKYDFVGSFSSLSAYKNELWSTANYFTYLLMKDKDDFAPLQQKITDYMVSQRTSLGLNNDEYLTFNLEHLTDVHLHSKLSGIVPNVNITYIYLFSIVAVLILVIACINYINLSTARAVERGTEVGVRKVMGASRTQLFMQYISEAFICVFVAALLAIALASAVMPFFNITLDKNYAIALLFDITPITLIGAILVLISFMAGMYPAIVLTRFLPSKTLKGAVKTSTAGVRLRKGLMVFQFMVSAGLIICSLVIYKQLNFIQETDLGYSRDHIVVLPVNSDAVEKYDVIKASLEQLSSVESITMAYETPTKIDWGDSFINNEGMSVMTAANPVEYNYLSTLKIKLLAGRRFYRTRSEKSESY, from the coding sequence ATGAAGATAGGATTTTTGAAGAAAGCGCTTTTCTACATGCTGACTCTACTTTTTTTTGATATGTTTTCTTTTCATCTGCTAAAGGGAAACCCGGCCACTGCGCTTAACTCACCCAATAAAGTAGTGCTTACTCCAGCTATGGTGCATAAGTATTTTGGTGATGAAAACCCTATGGGCAAATCTATCAGAGTGAATAAAAAGGATTATGAAGTGACTGGAGTGGTGGAAGAAGCACCTGATAATTCACAAATTAAATATGACTTTGTAGGGTCATTCTCATCACTATCCGCTTATAAAAACGAATTATGGTCTACGGCTAATTATTTCACTTACCTACTAATGAAGGATAAAGATGACTTTGCCCCACTACAGCAAAAAATTACAGATTATATGGTCAGTCAAAGGACATCATTAGGCCTTAATAATGATGAGTACCTTACTTTTAATTTAGAACATTTAACGGATGTTCATCTGCATTCTAAATTATCGGGTATAGTACCCAATGTTAATATCACTTACATTTATCTTTTCAGCATAGTAGCAGTTCTAATACTTGTAATTGCCTGCATTAATTATATCAATTTATCTACGGCCAGAGCGGTAGAAAGAGGCACAGAGGTGGGTGTGAGAAAGGTGATGGGCGCTAGCCGTACTCAACTTTTCATGCAGTATATCAGTGAGGCCTTTATTTGTGTTTTTGTGGCAGCACTACTGGCTATTGCGCTGGCTTCGGCAGTAATGCCTTTTTTCAATATTACTTTAGATAAAAATTACGCAATCGCTTTGTTGTTTGATATTACGCCGATAACTCTAATAGGTGCCATATTGGTGCTCATCTCTTTCATGGCGGGTATGTATCCAGCTATTGTTCTTACCAGATTTTTGCCTTCTAAAACACTAAAAGGAGCAGTAAAAACATCTACGGCCGGGGTGCGACTAAGAAAAGGATTAATGGTGTTTCAGTTTATGGTTTCTGCAGGTCTTATCATTTGCTCATTAGTGATTTATAAGCAGCTTAATTTTATACAAGAGACGGATTTGGGCTATTCCAGAGATCATATAGTAGTCTTGCCTGTAAATAGTGATGCAGTTGAAAAATATGATGTTATAAAGGCTTCTTTGGAACAGCTTTCTTCTGTAGAAAGTATTACTATGGCTTATGAAACACCTACTAAAATTGATTGGGGCGATAGCTTTATTAATAATGAAGGTATGAGTGTTATGACCGCGGCTAATCCGGTAGAATATAATTACTTGAGTACCTTAAAAATTAAACTGCTCGCCGGGAGAAGATTTTACCGAACAAGATCAGAAAAGAGTGAAAGCTATTAA